The Sporomusa termitida genome has a window encoding:
- a CDS encoding VanW family protein, whose product MVTNKIYQGVSVGDIDVGGLSIVEAEQEIAAVFKERTSEATIALMYNNKQWRITAQDIELSINAGELARQAYAVGRTGNIIERLKERYLAVNQGYSLLLTVHYNYDKLGSELRNIAKQIERQPENAKLKPSRTLAHIGIFPEVVGRKVDLDKTIAAVTAKLNTHLTFRVNVVVEELMPAVVSNDLVHIDGLIASYTTHFDPWDQNRTQNVLLAAKSVNDILVRAGEVFSFNDIVGLRLDKFGYKEAPVYLNGVLVPDWGGGVCQVSSTLYNAVLLADLAIEERTAHFRPPGYVPLGQDATVADNQLDFRFKNTSLHNIYITGEVFGNQLVINIFGKQLENPPHISVIATDKRILEPNTLIKQDPNLELGKEVTDVEGQKGFLVSTHRIKKVDGKIVAREFLAADEFEPVDKIVRVGTKIPPNEQKK is encoded by the coding sequence ATGGTTACAAACAAGATTTATCAGGGTGTTAGTGTTGGTGATATTGATGTTGGTGGTTTATCGATTGTTGAAGCTGAGCAAGAGATTGCTGCTGTCTTTAAAGAACGAACCTCAGAAGCAACCATCGCACTAATGTATAATAACAAGCAATGGCGTATTACTGCCCAGGATATTGAACTGAGCATCAATGCCGGTGAACTGGCCCGGCAAGCCTATGCTGTCGGCAGAACCGGCAATATTATTGAGCGGCTGAAAGAACGGTATCTGGCAGTCAATCAAGGCTATAGCCTGCTATTAACAGTACACTATAATTATGATAAGCTCGGCAGTGAATTGCGGAATATTGCTAAACAGATAGAGCGTCAGCCGGAGAATGCCAAACTTAAACCGAGTAGAACCTTAGCCCATATCGGCATCTTCCCGGAGGTAGTTGGCCGTAAGGTGGATTTAGACAAGACTATCGCTGCGGTAACGGCCAAACTTAACACTCACCTAACCTTTAGGGTTAATGTAGTGGTAGAAGAGCTTATGCCGGCTGTTGTAAGTAATGATTTAGTGCATATTGACGGACTGATTGCTTCGTACACTACGCATTTTGATCCCTGGGACCAAAATCGAACCCAAAATGTATTGTTAGCAGCAAAGAGTGTTAATGATATTCTGGTTAGGGCCGGTGAAGTATTTTCTTTTAATGATATTGTTGGCTTGCGGCTGGATAAATTCGGCTACAAAGAAGCCCCGGTATATCTCAATGGTGTTTTAGTTCCTGATTGGGGTGGCGGGGTTTGCCAGGTAAGTAGCACCCTTTACAATGCAGTCCTGTTAGCCGACTTAGCGATTGAAGAGCGAACCGCTCACTTCCGCCCGCCCGGTTATGTACCGCTTGGACAAGATGCGACTGTGGCTGACAACCAACTGGATTTTAGGTTTAAGAATACGTCACTGCATAATATTTATATTACTGGCGAAGTTTTCGGTAATCAGCTTGTTATTAATATCTTTGGCAAGCAATTGGAGAATCCTCCCCATATATCTGTAATTGCCACTGATAAAAGGATATTGGAACCTAATACTCTTATCAAGCAAGACCCTAATCTGGAGCTGGGTAAAGAAGTTACTGATGTAGAAGGCCAAAAAGGGTTTCTGGTATCGACCCACCGGATAAAAAAAGTCGATGGTAAAATTGTTGCCCGAGAATTTCTGGCTGCAGATGAATTTGAACCTGTTGATAAAATAGTTCGCGTCGGCACAAAAATTCCACCCAATGAGCAAAAAAAGTAG
- a CDS encoding collagen-like protein — MISIILSDSYRHGHCHCDNSWEEHKPKQCGACVPVCATGATGATGATGATGAGVTGATGVTGATGPTGATGATGATGAGVTGATGVTGATGPTGATGATGATGATGATGPTGATGPTGPSGATGDIGPTGPSGATGDIGATGATGATGDIGATGATGATGDIGATGATGATGDIGATGATGATGDIGATGATGATGDIGATGATGATGDIGATGATGATGDIGATGATGATGDIGATGATGATGGILSFADFFALMPPDNATTVAPGTDVSFPQDGPISGTVITRTGSSTFNLSAIGTYQVLFQVGVSEAGQLILTLNGADLAYTVVGRATGTSQIVGIALVTTTVINSILTVRNPAGNSTALTITPLAGGTRPVSAHLVITQIA; from the coding sequence GTGATTAGCATCATCCTATCTGATAGTTATCGCCATGGTCACTGCCATTGCGATAATTCTTGGGAAGAACATAAACCTAAACAATGCGGCGCTTGTGTACCTGTCTGTGCTACTGGAGCTACCGGGGCTACCGGAGCTACTGGAGCCACTGGAGCCGGCGTTACCGGAGCTACTGGCGTGACTGGTGCCACAGGTCCAACCGGTGCTACCGGAGCTACTGGAGCCACTGGAGCCGGCGTTACCGGAGCTACTGGCGTGACTGGTGCCACAGGTCCAACCGGTGCTACCGGAGCTACTGGCGCTACTGGTGCTACCGGAGCCACAGGCCCTACCGGCGCCACCGGTCCTACCGGCCCTTCTGGAGCTACCGGTGATATTGGTCCTACCGGCCCTTCTGGAGCTACCGGTGATATTGGTGCTACCGGCGCTACTGGAGCTACCGGTGATATTGGCGCTACCGGCGCTACTGGAGCTACCGGTGATATTGGCGCTACCGGCGCTACTGGAGCTACCGGTGATATTGGCGCTACCGGCGCTACTGGAGCTACCGGTGATATTGGCGCTACTGGCGCTACTGGAGCTACCGGTGATATCGGCGCTACCGGCGCTACTGGAGCTACCGGTGATATCGGCGCTACCGGCGCTACTGGAGCTACCGGTGATATTGGCGCTACCGGCGCTACTGGAGCTACCGGTGATATTGGCGCTACCGGCGCTACTGGAGCTACCGGTGGAATACTAAGTTTTGCAGACTTTTTTGCATTGATGCCCCCTGATAATGCAACAACAGTCGCGCCCGGTACTGACGTAAGCTTTCCGCAAGATGGTCCTATTAGCGGTACTGTGATTACCCGTACTGGTTCTAGTACATTTAACTTATCTGCAATTGGCACTTATCAAGTGTTGTTTCAGGTGGGGGTGAGCGAAGCTGGCCAACTGATTCTAACTCTTAATGGCGCTGACCTAGCCTATACGGTAGTTGGGCGGGCAACAGGTACTTCCCAGATAGTAGGCATCGCTCTTGTGACTACGACCGTAATCAATTCAATACTCACGGTACGAAATCCTGCCGGCAATTCAACGGCATTAACCATTACTCCTCTTGCTGGCGGAACAAGGCCTGTTTCAGCGCACCTTGTAATTACGCAAATTGCATAG
- a CDS encoding ferritin-like domain-containing protein: MAYYGSNYSQKLTGKEKGYLEEALEMENLALAKYSVYADYCQDPELKSLLFDMSQNKRRHADRLKQLTGKAGTSYQQYQ; the protein is encoded by the coding sequence TTGGCTTATTATGGCAGCAATTACTCTCAAAAACTTACCGGGAAAGAAAAAGGTTACTTAGAAGAAGCCTTAGAAATGGAGAATCTGGCCTTGGCTAAGTACAGTGTGTATGCGGACTACTGCCAGGACCCCGAGCTTAAAAGCCTGTTATTTGATATGTCCCAGAATAAACGCCGTCATGCTGACCGGTTAAAGCAGCTAACCGGTAAAGCCGGTACTTCTTATCAGCAATATCAATAA
- a CDS encoding spore coat protein, with protein MSHSRRYSSNTHSNRNRLSDRDMLVDLINTEKHLSHLYEHAIMESSNITVRNAVAEFQHDEHENAYTLFQVMQERGWYNPDGQEQNSGTKKAYHVKHNKRYQPNFKNGRIYNGQYIDN; from the coding sequence ATGAGTCATAGCAGACGTTATAGTAGTAACACACATTCTAATCGTAACCGGCTTTCAGACCGGGATATGCTGGTCGATTTAATAAATACCGAAAAGCACCTTTCCCATTTATATGAACACGCTATTATGGAGTCCTCTAATATTACGGTCCGCAACGCAGTGGCAGAGTTCCAGCATGATGAACACGAAAATGCATATACCTTATTTCAGGTTATGCAGGAACGCGGCTGGTACAATCCGGACGGACAGGAACAAAACTCTGGTACGAAGAAAGCTTATCACGTAAAACACAATAAAAGATATCAGCCGAACTTTAAAAATGGCAGAATATATAATGGCCAATATATAGACAACTGA
- a CDS encoding patatin-like phospholipase family protein codes for MRGEIAMIVTINNLQRGLRPKIGLALSGGGLRGISHIGVLKALNDHNIPIDYIAGTSAGAIVATMYACGYSPQQMQAVIHDIDIPNLIDLKVTSADLFKHGFKWLMSGKFRFWSVLPTGLIKGEKIENLLAKLWHQRTIRETKIPLAITAVDIISADTVFFTSPLPPNRAIPNARYYHNALLYEAVRASISIPGVFFPKKYRGMTLVDGAVKNNLPTDILNHMGANKIIAIDLGYSGQPNYETNSVGEILMHCIEIMGREVTLIKSEQYADIIIRPQAYDLNQKNLSQANEFIKRGYHATINKMNEIRDLLL; via the coding sequence GTGCGAGGTGAAATAGCAATGATTGTCACCATCAATAATCTTCAGCGCGGCCTGCGGCCAAAAATCGGTTTAGCGTTAAGCGGCGGCGGGTTAAGAGGAATCTCTCATATCGGAGTCCTTAAAGCCCTGAATGACCATAACATACCGATTGATTATATAGCAGGCACCAGTGCCGGTGCAATAGTGGCTACCATGTATGCCTGCGGGTACTCGCCACAACAAATGCAAGCAGTTATCCATGATATTGATATCCCTAATCTGATTGACTTAAAAGTAACATCAGCCGATTTATTCAAACATGGCTTTAAATGGCTCATGAGTGGAAAATTCCGCTTTTGGTCGGTTTTACCCACCGGTCTGATAAAAGGAGAAAAGATTGAAAACTTATTGGCAAAATTATGGCATCAGCGGACAATTCGTGAAACCAAGATTCCTTTAGCTATTACAGCAGTTGACATAATTTCAGCAGACACCGTCTTTTTTACATCCCCCTTGCCGCCTAACCGGGCCATTCCCAATGCCCGGTATTATCATAATGCTCTATTATACGAAGCCGTACGAGCCAGCATTTCGATACCCGGAGTATTTTTCCCGAAAAAATACCGTGGCATGACACTCGTTGACGGTGCCGTGAAAAATAATCTACCGACCGACATTCTCAATCATATGGGTGCTAATAAGATTATTGCCATCGATTTAGGTTATTCCGGTCAGCCAAATTATGAGACTAACTCAGTAGGTGAAATCCTCATGCACTGCATTGAAATTATGGGCCGGGAAGTTACTTTAATAAAATCAGAGCAGTATGCGGATATAATTATCAGACCGCAGGCGTATGACCTGAATCAAAAGAATCTAAGCCAGGCCAATGAATTTATTAAACGCGGCTATCACGCCACAATTAACAAAATGAATGAAATTCGGGATTTGCTCTTGTAA
- a CDS encoding SAM-dependent methyltransferase has translation MTHNNSGDFKSYSLAGTNQEVEFITSVLKLKNGESVLDLYCGYGRHAIELAKQGFNVTGIDATQDFLDIAVQKALEAQVKVTFKQQDMRELNYDQEFAAVINMFAAFGYFTDDENANIIKLIANALKPQGLFLIDLLNRDWMVRNNLNRYWRHPSGEYVLSYKVQLENGIATMKRQLINQITGTKIQYDFILRAYSLPEMANIFSHSGLSITETYGGFDGRPYSSETPRMIILAKKT, from the coding sequence GTGACTCATAATAATTCAGGTGATTTTAAATCATACTCCCTGGCTGGTACAAACCAGGAAGTAGAATTTATTACCAGTGTTCTTAAATTAAAAAACGGTGAATCTGTATTGGATTTATATTGTGGGTACGGACGCCATGCAATTGAACTGGCCAAACAAGGGTTTAATGTGACCGGTATCGATGCCACTCAGGATTTTCTGGATATTGCCGTGCAGAAAGCCCTGGAAGCCCAGGTAAAGGTTACTTTTAAGCAGCAAGACATGCGCGAACTTAATTATGACCAGGAATTTGCCGCTGTTATTAATATGTTTGCTGCCTTTGGTTATTTTACAGATGATGAAAATGCTAATATTATCAAACTCATTGCCAATGCCTTAAAACCACAGGGCCTGTTCCTTATTGACTTGTTAAACAGGGACTGGATGGTGCGCAATAATTTAAACCGCTACTGGCGACATCCCAGCGGCGAGTATGTTCTCTCCTATAAAGTGCAGCTGGAGAATGGAATAGCTACCATGAAACGGCAGCTTATCAACCAGATTACAGGCACCAAGATTCAGTACGATTTCATTTTACGGGCCTATTCGCTCCCTGAAATGGCTAATATCTTTAGCCATAGCGGGCTATCCATCACTGAAACATATGGCGGCTTTGACGGGCGCCCTTATAGCTCGGAAACTCCGCGTATGATCATCCTTGCTAAAAAAACCTAA
- a CDS encoding 2-oxoacid:acceptor oxidoreductase family protein, translating to MTHEIIMAGFGGQGVMLMGQLLTYAGMIEHKQVSWIPSYGPEMRGGTANCSVIIADEPIGAPIVSEPNLVIAMNLPSLDKFEPLLQPGGILIINSSLIERGAKRPDITAYQIPANEIAAELGNSKTANMVMLGAIIGAAQVVSADAVLKAFSKMFAKKPELLAINESAIRRGIKYI from the coding sequence ATGACTCACGAAATAATTATGGCCGGCTTTGGCGGCCAGGGTGTAATGTTAATGGGCCAGTTGCTGACTTATGCCGGCATGATTGAGCACAAACAAGTATCATGGATTCCGTCTTACGGCCCGGAAATGAGAGGTGGCACGGCCAACTGCTCAGTGATTATTGCTGATGAGCCGATTGGGGCACCGATTGTTTCTGAACCCAACCTGGTTATTGCCATGAATCTGCCATCACTGGATAAGTTTGAGCCATTGTTGCAGCCCGGCGGAATACTGATCATTAACAGTTCGCTTATTGAGCGGGGGGCAAAACGCCCGGATATTACCGCATATCAAATCCCCGCCAATGAAATTGCCGCTGAGCTTGGCAACTCCAAAACAGCCAATATGGTTATGCTTGGGGCAATTATTGGTGCCGCGCAAGTGGTATCAGCTGATGCTGTATTAAAAGCCTTCTCCAAGATGTTTGCCAAAAAACCGGAATTGCTGGCAATTAATGAAAGCGCGATTCGTCGGGGTATAAAATATATATAA
- a CDS encoding thiamine pyrophosphate-dependent enzyme codes for MADKIFSRPKGLKDVPFHYCPGCHHGIIHRLVAEVLDELDVRDKAIGVAPVGCSVLAYEYFNFDAFEAAHGRAPAVATGVKRVHPDAVVFTYQGDGDLAAIGCAEIVHAAARGEKITTIFVNNAIYGMTGGQMAPTSLIGQVTNTSPYGRSAEAAGYPVKVSEMLATLEGAKFIARVAINTPGNMTKAKAAIKKAFELQISGKGFGLVEILSTCPTNWGMSPVEAAKWLAESMIPYYPLGVYKTSEGGAK; via the coding sequence ATGGCTGATAAGATCTTTTCCAGGCCTAAAGGGCTTAAAGATGTTCCCTTTCATTACTGCCCGGGCTGCCACCACGGCATCATTCACCGTTTAGTGGCCGAAGTGCTTGACGAGCTTGATGTGCGTGATAAAGCGATCGGTGTCGCACCGGTTGGCTGCTCAGTACTTGCTTATGAATATTTTAACTTTGATGCCTTTGAAGCTGCCCATGGCCGGGCCCCGGCGGTAGCTACCGGCGTAAAGCGGGTTCACCCGGATGCGGTTGTTTTTACTTATCAGGGTGACGGCGATCTGGCAGCTATCGGTTGCGCAGAAATTGTCCATGCGGCTGCCAGAGGTGAGAAGATAACCACTATTTTTGTCAATAATGCAATTTATGGCATGACCGGCGGTCAAATGGCGCCTACTAGCCTAATCGGGCAGGTTACGAATACCTCTCCTTATGGACGGAGCGCCGAAGCAGCCGGTTATCCGGTGAAGGTTTCAGAGATGCTGGCTACTCTGGAAGGTGCCAAGTTTATTGCCCGTGTAGCGATCAATACTCCCGGCAATATGACGAAAGCCAAGGCGGCCATAAAAAAGGCTTTTGAATTGCAAATCAGCGGCAAAGGCTTTGGGTTAGTCGAAATATTATCGACCTGTCCGACCAACTGGGGTATGAGCCCGGTCGAAGCTGCTAAATGGCTGGCCGAGTCTATGATTCCCTATTACCCGTTAGGTGTCTATAAAACATCGGAGGGGGGAGCAAAATGA
- a CDS encoding 3-methyl-2-oxobutanoate dehydrogenase subunit VorB — MAEKILMKGNEAIGEAAIVAGCRHYFGYPITPQTELTEYMSKRMPQVNGVFLQAESEVAAINMVYGAAGAGARVMTSSSSPGISLKMEGISYIAGAELPSVIVNIMRGGPGLGGIQPAQSDYFQATKGGGHGDYHCIVLAPNSVQEMVDTTILAFDLADMYRNPVMLLGDGALGQMMEPVEFNPSETKPIAKPWAATGLKGRAEPNIVNSLHLQPEKLELHNIHLQQKYAGIIANEVRYEELYTADAELILVAYGITSRIARSSVEKARREGMKVGMLRPITLWPFPEKPLAALAGKASAFLTLELSAGQMIEDVRLAVNGAKPVYFYGRSGGMIPSPKAVYEQIANIFKGKEAVKHG, encoded by the coding sequence GTGGCAGAAAAGATATTAATGAAAGGCAATGAGGCCATTGGTGAAGCAGCAATTGTTGCCGGATGCCGCCACTATTTTGGCTATCCAATCACACCACAAACTGAATTGACAGAATATATGTCCAAACGTATGCCGCAGGTTAATGGCGTATTTCTGCAGGCAGAAAGCGAAGTTGCTGCGATTAATATGGTTTATGGTGCCGCCGGCGCCGGTGCCAGGGTAATGACCTCTTCTTCCAGTCCGGGGATAAGCCTTAAAATGGAAGGTATTTCTTATATTGCCGGTGCTGAACTGCCTAGTGTTATTGTAAATATTATGCGCGGCGGCCCCGGGTTAGGGGGGATACAACCGGCCCAGTCAGATTATTTTCAAGCAACCAAAGGCGGCGGGCACGGCGACTATCATTGTATCGTTCTTGCCCCTAACTCGGTTCAGGAAATGGTGGATACGACAATCCTGGCCTTTGATCTTGCCGATATGTATCGCAATCCGGTTATGCTGCTGGGCGATGGGGCATTAGGCCAAATGATGGAACCGGTAGAGTTCAATCCCAGTGAAACCAAACCAATTGCCAAACCCTGGGCGGCAACAGGCCTGAAAGGGCGGGCTGAACCTAATATTGTTAACTCACTTCATCTTCAGCCTGAGAAACTGGAATTGCATAATATCCATTTACAACAAAAGTATGCCGGAATTATTGCCAATGAAGTACGCTATGAAGAATTATATACAGCAGATGCTGAACTGATCCTGGTGGCGTACGGCATCACTTCACGCATTGCCCGCTCGTCCGTGGAAAAAGCGCGCAGAGAAGGTATGAAAGTTGGCATGCTGCGTCCGATTACGCTGTGGCCGTTCCCGGAAAAGCCGCTTGCCGCCTTAGCAGGCAAGGCGTCTGCTTTCCTTACGCTTGAACTCAGCGCCGGACAAATGATCGAAGATGTCCGCCTGGCTGTTAATGGAGCTAAGCCGGTATACTTTTACGGTCGTTCAGGCGGTATGATTCCCAGCCCCAAGGCGGTTTATGAGCAGATTGCCAATATATTCAAAGGGAAGGAGGCAGTTAAGCATGGCTGA
- a CDS encoding 4Fe-4S dicluster domain-containing protein, giving the protein MPRPVFNEERCKGCELCTVACPHKIVVLADRFNSKGYRPATCVDETKCVGCALCARTCPDIVIEIHKDKGE; this is encoded by the coding sequence ATGCCAAGACCAGTTTTCAACGAGGAGCGCTGCAAAGGCTGTGAGCTGTGCACAGTGGCATGCCCTCACAAGATTGTAGTTCTTGCTGACAGGTTTAACAGTAAAGGCTACCGGCCGGCTACTTGTGTTGATGAAACAAAATGTGTGGGCTGTGCTCTCTGTGCCAGAACCTGCCCGGATATTGTCATTGAGATTCATAAAGACAAAGGAGAGTGA
- the pduL gene encoding phosphate propanoyltransferase encodes MSKPIPVGISARHLHVSREHLDILFGEGYQLTVKKDLSQPGQFACEEQVDLVTEKGSFKKVRILGPERKQTQIEIALTDALKLGIKPPVRDSGDLKGSPGLTLVGPKGEVKLEEGVIAACRHIHMTIADAAELGLKDKDIVKVRCNGERGLIYDNVLARVSDSFKLECHLDTDEGNAAKINTGNTVEIVK; translated from the coding sequence ATGTCTAAACCAATCCCTGTAGGTATTTCAGCCCGCCACTTGCATGTGTCCCGGGAACATCTTGACATCTTATTTGGTGAAGGATATCAACTCACAGTTAAAAAAGATCTGTCTCAGCCCGGTCAGTTTGCCTGTGAAGAACAAGTTGACCTGGTTACGGAAAAAGGATCTTTTAAAAAAGTTCGCATACTCGGACCAGAGCGCAAGCAAACCCAGATTGAAATTGCTCTGACTGATGCCCTCAAGCTTGGTATTAAGCCGCCGGTACGTGACTCCGGTGATCTAAAAGGCTCACCCGGCTTGACCCTGGTTGGCCCTAAAGGCGAAGTTAAACTGGAAGAAGGCGTTATTGCGGCCTGCCGTCACATTCATATGACAATTGCTGATGCTGCCGAATTAGGCTTAAAAGATAAAGATATTGTGAAAGTCCGCTGTAATGGCGAGCGGGGCCTCATTTACGACAATGTGTTAGCAAGAGTAAGTGACAGCTTTAAGCTCGAATGCCACCTGGATACAGACGAAGGTAACGCTGCCAAGATAAATACCGGCAACACGGTGGAAATTGTAAAATAG
- a CDS encoding ASCH domain-containing protein, whose translation MRALNFYSSNYHSQLVCRRKICTIRLGDKTNKYSEGDIVWVTVGKRFSQKKRIFTAAIDRVLVKPISQLTLNDLQGENPDLTSIDELICFLQSIYDKTLSNSDLVTVVYFSEIIE comes from the coding sequence ATGAGAGCATTGAATTTTTACTCGTCTAACTATCATAGCCAATTGGTTTGCCGCCGCAAAATCTGTACAATCAGGCTGGGGGATAAGACCAATAAATATTCAGAAGGCGATATTGTATGGGTTACTGTAGGCAAACGCTTTTCCCAAAAGAAACGAATTTTTACGGCAGCGATCGACCGCGTGCTGGTAAAGCCGATTTCCCAATTGACACTTAATGATTTACAGGGTGAAAACCCGGATCTTACTAGTATTGATGAACTGATATGCTTCTTACAGTCTATCTATGATAAAACATTAAGCAACAGCGATCTTGTAACCGTAGTATACTTTTCAGAAATCATTGAGTAG
- a CDS encoding aminotransferase class I/II-fold pyridoxal phosphate-dependent enzyme, with translation MVEQAHRMQALTSAIFTQVDDMRKTEVAAGKDVITLSIGSPDLAPASHIIEALKNSADCCFNYGYTLSKGVPELLHAIANWYKNKFGVELNPETEIHSLLGSQEGLAHISLCLVNPGDVVLIPDPGYPIFSAGPLVAGAELYRMPLLPANNYLPDLNAIDQTILQRTKIMILNYPNNPLAATAPRSFLEQVVGFAKRYNILVCYDFAYSDLVFDGYRPDSFLSIPGAKDIAIEFNSLSKTYSMAGCRVGYVVGNARVIALLGRLKSNFDYGIFYPLQQAAVAALTGSQNCVAETAATYQRRRDIIVDGFADIGWKVDRPKASMYVWAPVPTNQSSFDFTVSLLKNAGVAVIPGSAFGVCGEGYIRLALVQPEPRLTDAVARIKKWLKP, from the coding sequence ATGGTTGAGCAAGCTCATCGTATGCAGGCATTAACATCAGCCATATTTACCCAGGTTGATGATATGCGCAAAACCGAAGTTGCTGCCGGTAAAGACGTTATCACCTTAAGTATTGGCAGTCCTGACCTGGCACCGGCATCACATATTATTGAAGCATTAAAAAATTCTGCCGACTGTTGCTTTAACTACGGCTATACCTTATCCAAAGGAGTGCCTGAACTCTTACACGCTATCGCCAACTGGTACAAAAATAAGTTCGGTGTAGAACTAAACCCGGAGACTGAAATTCACTCCCTGCTCGGATCACAAGAAGGCTTAGCCCATATATCCTTATGTTTGGTAAATCCCGGTGATGTCGTACTTATACCAGATCCAGGCTATCCAATTTTCAGTGCCGGGCCGCTGGTGGCCGGAGCTGAACTCTATAGGATGCCGCTATTGCCGGCCAACAACTATCTGCCGGACTTGAACGCTATTGATCAAACTATCTTACAGCGAACTAAAATCATGATTTTAAATTATCCTAACAATCCGCTGGCAGCAACGGCACCGCGGAGTTTTCTGGAACAGGTTGTTGGCTTTGCCAAACGTTATAATATTCTTGTCTGTTATGATTTTGCCTATAGCGACCTGGTATTTGACGGTTACCGGCCAGACAGCTTTCTGTCTATCCCCGGTGCCAAAGATATTGCAATTGAGTTTAATTCTCTTTCGAAAACCTATAGTATGGCCGGCTGCCGCGTCGGTTATGTGGTCGGTAACGCCCGGGTAATCGCACTGCTCGGACGCTTAAAATCGAATTTTGATTATGGAATTTTTTACCCGCTGCAGCAAGCGGCTGTAGCGGCCCTGACAGGCTCTCAGAACTGTGTTGCCGAAACCGCCGCAACCTACCAGCGACGGCGGGATATCATTGTTGACGGGTTCGCAGACATAGGCTGGAAAGTAGACCGGCCTAAAGCCTCCATGTATGTATGGGCACCTGTTCCCACTAACCAGTCATCCTTTGACTTTACCGTCTCATTATTAAAAAATGCAGGAGTAGCTGTAATCCCCGGCAGCGCATTTGGTGTTTGTGGTGAAGGCTATATACGCCTGGCACTTGTTCAGCCTGAACCAAGGCTGACAGATGCTGTAGCGAGAATAAAAAAATGGCTAAAGCCATAA